From the Gordonia bronchialis DSM 43247 genome, one window contains:
- a CDS encoding sulfite exporter TauE/SafE family protein, with protein MTPFELCAVAVAGVGAGAINAVVGSGTLITFPTLVAFGVPPVSATMSNAVGLVAGGVSGTWGYRRELEGQWPQLRWQLPASLFGALLGCWLLLHLPETVFEAIVPVLLVGALILVVAQPRIQRWVFARTGLRRGERLPLTTGRIAAMVAATFAVGVYGGYFTAAQGILLIGALGVIVPDNLQRMNAAKNLLSLVVNIVAALAYTIVAFDRIDWTAAALIAAGSLLGGVLGARYGRRLSPAALRATIVVVGLIGLWRLLA; from the coding sequence GTGACACCGTTCGAATTGTGTGCCGTCGCCGTCGCCGGTGTGGGTGCGGGCGCGATCAATGCCGTCGTCGGCAGCGGCACGTTGATCACCTTCCCCACATTGGTTGCCTTCGGGGTGCCGCCGGTGTCGGCGACGATGTCGAATGCGGTCGGCCTGGTGGCCGGTGGCGTGTCGGGGACCTGGGGCTACCGTCGCGAGCTGGAGGGGCAGTGGCCGCAGCTGCGCTGGCAGCTCCCGGCGTCGTTGTTCGGCGCACTCCTCGGGTGCTGGCTGCTGCTGCATCTACCCGAAACCGTCTTCGAGGCGATCGTGCCGGTGCTGCTCGTCGGCGCCCTGATCCTGGTGGTGGCGCAGCCGCGCATCCAGCGCTGGGTGTTCGCCCGAACCGGCTTGCGCAGGGGAGAGCGACTGCCGCTGACCACCGGCCGCATCGCCGCCATGGTGGCGGCCACCTTTGCAGTCGGCGTCTACGGCGGCTATTTCACTGCGGCGCAGGGCATTCTGCTGATCGGCGCGCTCGGCGTCATCGTGCCGGACAACCTGCAACGCATGAACGCGGCGAAGAACCTGCTGAGTCTGGTCGTGAATATCGTTGCCGCGCTGGCCTACACGATCGTCGCCTTCGACCGGATCGACTGGACCGCCGCAGCACTGATCGCCGCCGGCTCGCTTCTCGGCGGAGTGCTCGGCGCCCGCTACGGTCGGCGCCTGTCACCCGCAGCCCTGCGGGCCACCATCGTGGTCGTCGGCCTCATCGGTCTCTGGCGGTTGCTCGCGTAG
- a CDS encoding 3-oxoacyl-ACP reductase, protein MSQDAPSRATVAVPLTDQVVIVTGGARGLGRSISEAFLREGARVVVNYHRSDRAAEQLVADHPGRAVAVGADVRDRSQVDTLVAAARETFDAPVTTVVNNALVDFSFNGDGRPGAHDIDYRAFADQFAGAVQGAVNVIQAALPDLEASGSGRVINVGTNLFQNPVVPYHDYTAAKAALLSVTRTFAADLGPRHITVNMVSGGLLRSTDASAATPEAVFDAIAASTPLREVTTPHQFADAVLFFASPWSRAVTGQNLVVDGGLVNN, encoded by the coding sequence ATGTCACAGGATGCACCCAGCCGCGCGACCGTGGCGGTCCCACTCACCGATCAGGTCGTCATCGTCACCGGCGGTGCGCGTGGTCTCGGCCGCAGCATCAGCGAAGCCTTTCTCCGGGAAGGCGCCCGGGTCGTGGTGAACTACCACCGCAGTGACCGGGCGGCCGAGCAGTTGGTCGCGGACCATCCGGGTCGTGCCGTCGCGGTGGGCGCCGACGTGCGCGACCGATCCCAGGTGGACACCCTGGTCGCCGCGGCTCGGGAGACCTTCGACGCGCCGGTCACGACCGTGGTGAACAACGCCCTCGTCGACTTCTCCTTCAACGGTGACGGCCGGCCCGGTGCGCACGACATCGACTACCGGGCCTTCGCCGACCAGTTCGCCGGCGCGGTGCAGGGAGCGGTCAACGTCATCCAGGCGGCGCTGCCCGACCTGGAAGCCTCCGGCTCGGGGCGGGTGATCAACGTCGGGACCAACCTCTTCCAGAACCCGGTGGTGCCGTACCACGATTACACCGCCGCGAAGGCTGCGTTGCTGTCGGTGACGCGGACCTTCGCCGCCGACCTCGGGCCACGGCACATCACCGTGAACATGGTCAGCGGCGGGCTGTTGCGGAGCACCGACGCGAGCGCGGCCACCCCGGAGGCGGTCTTCGACGCGATCGCGGCATCCACCCCGCTACGCGAGGTCACGACGCCCCATCAGTTCGCCGATGCCGTCCTGTTCTTCGCGTCGCCGTGGTCGCGGGCCGTCACCGGGCAGAACCTCGTCGTCGACGGCGGGCTCGTCAACAACTGA
- a CDS encoding carboxylesterase/lipase family protein yields MTGGSPVTRAAGAVVVVLVLALAGCAGGATTDDGAGSATGSDAGAPAPLTVDTSSGTLHGLATPRSRQFLGVRYAAALTQRWTLPQPPAKADGVVDATRSARPCAQAGVAPGADATASTTEDCLFADITTPRHIRPGAKLPVMVWSHGGGYTSGSAAVYDAQRLASDGNVIVVTVNKRLGVFGYLGLPGLAGGGDFGLADVVAALKWSKVNAAAFGGDPDNITLFGESDGAMSSSALLTSPQAGDLFDKLALSSGGTCQLNWPRNGLFVGMPPTTPYASRDASDDLGMSEARKIGCAGSPPAVLDCLRRAPVSKLMTIFPVFSDVLAYGTPLLPDDPAAALRAGNVAHVPVLSGSNQNEQNAFVGGALKANPNLITAQTYPTLVREAYGAAAPRVLDRYPPTAFASPALAFATMITDSSWACPTVAGNAALVRHGNPVYGYEFADPNAPDVNGAGSRSVPQGAAHATDLPYLFDLGGKSLLHNADQRRLAATMISYWTSFARDGKPTAPGAPRWQRLTGPDGPTLQLGPTIKPVDVGAEHHCDFWAGIST; encoded by the coding sequence GTGACCGGCGGCTCTCCCGTCACCAGGGCGGCGGGTGCCGTGGTCGTGGTGCTCGTGCTCGCACTCGCGGGGTGCGCTGGCGGCGCCACCACCGACGACGGCGCCGGTTCTGCGACCGGGTCCGATGCCGGCGCGCCCGCGCCGCTGACGGTCGACACCTCCAGCGGCACACTGCACGGTCTCGCCACCCCGCGGTCGCGACAGTTCCTCGGGGTTCGCTATGCGGCTGCGTTGACGCAACGGTGGACCCTGCCGCAGCCTCCGGCCAAGGCCGACGGCGTGGTCGACGCGACGCGATCCGCGCGACCGTGTGCGCAGGCAGGTGTGGCGCCGGGAGCGGACGCGACCGCGTCCACCACCGAGGACTGCCTGTTCGCCGATATCACGACCCCTCGACACATTCGCCCCGGCGCGAAGCTTCCGGTGATGGTCTGGTCACACGGCGGTGGCTACACGAGCGGGTCGGCAGCGGTATACGACGCGCAACGACTCGCGTCCGACGGGAACGTCATCGTCGTGACCGTGAACAAGCGACTCGGGGTCTTCGGCTATCTCGGGCTCCCGGGCCTCGCCGGCGGTGGCGACTTCGGGCTCGCCGACGTCGTCGCCGCCCTGAAGTGGAGCAAGGTCAACGCCGCGGCGTTCGGCGGCGACCCGGACAACATCACGCTGTTCGGCGAATCCGACGGAGCGATGAGCTCCAGTGCGCTCCTGACCTCGCCGCAGGCCGGCGACCTGTTCGACAAGCTCGCGCTCTCATCCGGCGGGACCTGTCAACTGAACTGGCCGCGGAACGGCCTGTTCGTCGGCATGCCCCCGACGACTCCGTACGCCTCGAGGGACGCCAGCGACGACCTCGGGATGAGTGAGGCGCGAAAGATCGGTTGCGCGGGATCTCCTCCAGCCGTTCTCGATTGCCTGCGCAGGGCACCGGTCTCGAAGCTGATGACGATCTTTCCGGTGTTCTCCGACGTGCTGGCGTATGGAACGCCGCTGCTGCCGGACGATCCGGCGGCCGCCCTGCGAGCGGGCAACGTCGCGCACGTCCCGGTGCTCTCCGGCAGCAATCAGAACGAACAGAACGCCTTCGTCGGGGGCGCGCTGAAGGCGAACCCGAATCTGATCACCGCGCAGACCTATCCGACGCTCGTGCGGGAGGCGTACGGGGCCGCCGCACCGCGGGTGCTCGACCGGTATCCGCCCACCGCGTTCGCGTCACCCGCGCTCGCGTTCGCAACCATGATCACCGACAGCTCGTGGGCGTGCCCGACCGTCGCCGGGAACGCTGCCCTGGTCCGGCATGGCAACCCGGTGTACGGCTACGAGTTCGCCGACCCGAACGCTCCAGACGTCAATGGCGCCGGGTCCCGTTCGGTGCCACAGGGCGCCGCGCACGCGACCGACCTCCCGTACCTGTTCGACCTGGGCGGTAAGTCATTGCTGCACAACGCCGATCAGCGTCGGTTGGCGGCAACGATGATCTCCTACTGGACGAGCTTCGCGCGTGACGGGAAGCCAACCGCGCCTGGGGCGCCGCGTTGGCAGAGACTGACCGGCCCAGACGGGCCGACGTTGCAGCTCGGTCCGACCATCAAGCCGGTCGACGTCGGTGCGGAGCATCACTGCGACTTCTGGGCGGGCATCTCGACGTAG
- a CDS encoding TetR/AcrR family transcriptional regulator: MPAQKSVPMPDSFIRTARRAQLIECAIDTIADLGVDQASMVQIAARANVSRGVATYHFTNRDELVDAVIEEVYATGEKQVKPGVVAAPTPRDALLAFVAGSVDFYAAFPKHMAALVEITHAARRSPTRARRRRARHIREMSDVAALLRAGQDAGQFRAFDCEIVATMIRAMLDSAAQAVAQDGATEALRAEMVSAADALTRSAR; this comes from the coding sequence ATGCCTGCTCAAAAATCGGTGCCGATGCCCGACTCGTTCATCCGCACCGCACGGCGGGCCCAGCTGATCGAATGCGCGATCGACACGATCGCCGACCTCGGCGTCGACCAGGCATCGATGGTCCAGATCGCCGCGCGCGCCAACGTCAGTCGCGGTGTCGCGACCTATCACTTCACGAACCGGGACGAGCTCGTCGATGCCGTGATCGAGGAGGTGTACGCGACCGGCGAGAAGCAGGTGAAGCCCGGCGTCGTGGCGGCCCCGACGCCACGGGACGCACTGCTCGCCTTCGTCGCGGGCAGCGTCGACTTCTACGCGGCATTTCCGAAGCACATGGCTGCCCTGGTGGAGATCACCCATGCTGCGCGTCGGTCGCCGACACGGGCCCGCCGACGGCGGGCCAGGCACATTCGCGAGATGTCGGACGTGGCGGCGCTACTCCGCGCCGGACAGGACGCCGGGCAGTTCCGGGCGTTCGACTGCGAGATCGTGGCGACGATGATCCGCGCGATGCTGGATTCCGCAGCGCAAGCGGTGGCGCAGGACGGTGCGACCGAGGCGCTACGGGCCGAAATGGTGTCGGCCGCCGACGCTCTCACACGGAGTGCGCGGTGA
- a CDS encoding DUF2255 family protein produces MSTDWSDDLLAAVDGATEVQIATPRRDGTASAFVPIWAVTADGEVYVRTWYRRDTGWYGRAVRSGRARLRLNGTDLDVRVDDVGGDTETLAAVDGAYTAKYGHGSGSVGRMVSDEAAATTLRLAPRL; encoded by the coding sequence ATGAGCACCGACTGGTCGGACGATCTCCTGGCCGCCGTCGACGGCGCCACCGAGGTGCAGATCGCCACGCCACGACGCGACGGCACCGCGTCGGCGTTCGTGCCGATCTGGGCGGTGACCGCAGACGGGGAGGTCTACGTCCGCACCTGGTACCGGCGGGACACCGGCTGGTACGGCCGTGCCGTCCGATCAGGACGCGCCCGACTCCGCCTGAACGGCACCGACCTGGACGTCCGGGTCGACGACGTCGGCGGTGACACCGAGACACTGGCCGCGGTGGACGGCGCCTACACCGCCAAGTACGGCCACGGGTCGGGCTCGGTCGGTCGGATGGTGTCCGATGAAGCCGCCGCCACCACCCTGCGGCTTGCGCCCCGGCTCTGA
- a CDS encoding NCS1 family nucleobase:cation symporter-1, translating to MSDPTAPEPTTRLLNADLAPTTDAQRTWRSWDLFCLWMTSAHSLGSYSFAIGMLALGLSGWQTMLALFVGVLGLWLGSNLIGVAGQKVGVPFPVFARATFGIFGANIPALLRGLVAVFWYGIQTYLASLAVIALIVRIWPSTESWTTGGFLGQSPLGWIVFMALWTAQLLVLSYGMEIVRKVSDFAGPVVWIGMIALAIWILAKADWSIDWNARVGAVLSLPSTIAAFVAVAFLMIAYMAGPLVNYSDFARFAPSKKAIKRGNALGIPVNETAFVVLSIIISLSALKVFGDGTLDPVHLVSKIESDVLVVIAALLFALATIGINIVLNFVSPSYDISNVAPKYISFRTGGIITAVLSIVVLPWKVWGSEVAIVYFLGGVGSLMGPVFGILIVDYYLLRRQNTRIADLYSVREDGTYFFTRGVNPAALAALVISGVVAAIVALLPDDQTITALSWPIGALLGGGLMLLFSRIRPAAPRTRPVAEPEEPAAV from the coding sequence ATGTCCGACCCCACCGCACCCGAACCGACGACCAGGCTGCTGAACGCCGACCTGGCACCGACCACCGACGCCCAACGGACGTGGCGGTCCTGGGATCTGTTCTGCCTGTGGATGACCTCGGCCCACAGCCTGGGCAGCTACAGCTTCGCGATCGGCATGCTGGCCCTGGGACTCTCGGGCTGGCAGACGATGCTGGCGCTGTTCGTCGGTGTCCTCGGCCTGTGGCTCGGGTCGAACCTGATCGGGGTCGCGGGCCAGAAGGTCGGTGTCCCGTTCCCGGTCTTCGCCCGCGCGACGTTCGGCATCTTCGGGGCCAACATCCCGGCGCTGCTCCGCGGCCTGGTCGCGGTGTTCTGGTATGGCATCCAGACCTACCTGGCGTCGCTGGCGGTCATCGCGCTGATCGTCCGTATCTGGCCGTCCACCGAATCCTGGACCACCGGCGGCTTTCTCGGCCAGAGTCCGCTCGGCTGGATCGTGTTCATGGCGTTGTGGACAGCACAGTTGCTGGTACTCAGCTACGGCATGGAGATCGTCCGCAAGGTGTCGGACTTCGCGGGCCCGGTGGTGTGGATCGGCATGATCGCGCTGGCGATCTGGATTCTGGCGAAAGCGGACTGGTCGATCGACTGGAACGCGCGGGTCGGTGCGGTGCTGTCCCTCCCGAGCACGATCGCCGCGTTCGTCGCGGTCGCGTTCCTGATGATCGCCTACATGGCGGGACCGCTGGTCAACTACAGCGACTTCGCGCGTTTCGCCCCGTCGAAGAAGGCGATCAAACGCGGCAACGCCCTGGGCATCCCGGTGAACGAGACCGCGTTCGTGGTGCTGTCGATCATCATCTCGTTGAGCGCACTCAAGGTGTTCGGGGACGGCACCCTCGACCCGGTCCACCTGGTGTCGAAGATCGAGTCCGACGTCCTCGTGGTGATCGCCGCGCTGCTGTTCGCCCTGGCCACCATCGGCATCAACATCGTGTTGAACTTCGTCTCACCGTCCTACGACATCAGCAACGTGGCACCGAAGTACATCTCGTTCCGGACCGGCGGCATCATCACCGCGGTCCTATCGATCGTGGTGCTGCCGTGGAAGGTGTGGGGGAGTGAGGTCGCCATCGTCTACTTCCTGGGCGGGGTCGGCTCGCTGATGGGTCCGGTGTTCGGCATCCTCATCGTCGACTACTACCTGCTGCGCAGGCAGAACACCCGCATCGCCGACCTCTACTCGGTGCGGGAGGACGGGACGTACTTCTTCACCCGCGGGGTGAATCCGGCGGCGCTCGCCGCGTTGGTGATCTCCGGTGTCGTCGCGGCGATCGTGGCGCTACTGCCCGACGACCAGACCATCACAGCGCTGAGCTGGCCGATCGGAGCGCTGCTCGGCGGCGGACTGATGCTGCTGTTCAGCCGGATCCGACCGGCGGCGCCGCGGACCCGACCGGTTGCGGAACCGGAGGAACCGGCTGCCGTGTGA
- a CDS encoding CoA-acylating methylmalonate-semialdehyde dehydrogenase — protein sequence MGDVLDHYVDGKPWSGTSDRLSPVYDPARGVVTKEVRLASPADVSTAVTAATAALTEWSRTSIAARQNVMFRFRELLTARRDELAAILTAEHGKVLADAAGEIARGLEVVDLALSMPHLAKGEFSQNASTGVDVYTVTEPVGVVAIITPFNFPAMVPLWFFPLAVAAGNTVVLKPSEKDPSASNWLAELMVEAGLPPGVLNVVHGDKDAVDALLTHPDVAAVSFVGSTPIAKHVYTVATGEGKRVQALGGAKNHMLVLPDADLDLAADAAINAGFGSAGERCMAVSVVMAVESIADQLVSRIRDRMGGLRIGDGRTGNDMGPLITGAHRDRVGDYIDVAGRDGATVVVDGRSVSADGDPAGFWLGPTLLDDVPLTSAAYRDEIFGPVLSVVRVDGFAEAIAIINSSPYGNGTAIFTNDGGAARRFQQEVQVGMIGINVPIPVPVAYHSFGGWKASLFGDSKAYGKAGYAFYTREKAVTSRWLDPSHGGINLGFPQNT from the coding sequence ATGGGCGACGTTCTCGATCACTACGTGGACGGCAAACCGTGGTCGGGCACCTCGGACCGGTTGTCACCGGTCTATGACCCGGCGCGCGGCGTGGTCACCAAGGAGGTGCGGCTCGCCTCGCCCGCCGACGTCTCCACCGCGGTCACCGCCGCCACCGCCGCGCTCACCGAGTGGTCCCGTACCTCCATCGCGGCCCGCCAGAACGTGATGTTCCGGTTCCGGGAGCTCCTGACCGCTCGCCGCGACGAACTCGCGGCCATTCTCACCGCTGAACACGGCAAGGTCTTGGCGGACGCAGCGGGTGAGATCGCCCGGGGACTCGAGGTGGTCGACCTGGCGTTGAGCATGCCGCACCTGGCGAAGGGCGAGTTCAGCCAGAACGCGTCCACCGGGGTGGACGTGTACACGGTGACCGAGCCGGTGGGCGTCGTCGCGATCATCACACCGTTCAACTTCCCGGCGATGGTCCCGCTCTGGTTCTTCCCACTCGCCGTCGCCGCGGGGAACACCGTCGTCCTCAAGCCCAGCGAGAAGGACCCGTCGGCGTCGAACTGGCTGGCCGAGTTGATGGTCGAGGCCGGACTGCCACCCGGTGTCCTGAACGTGGTGCACGGCGACAAGGACGCCGTCGACGCGCTGCTCACGCATCCGGACGTCGCCGCCGTGTCCTTCGTCGGTTCGACGCCGATCGCCAAGCACGTCTACACCGTCGCCACCGGCGAGGGGAAACGGGTCCAGGCGCTGGGCGGAGCGAAGAACCACATGCTCGTCCTCCCGGACGCCGACCTCGATCTGGCCGCCGACGCCGCGATCAACGCGGGTTTCGGCAGCGCGGGCGAACGGTGCATGGCGGTCTCGGTCGTGATGGCGGTGGAGTCGATCGCCGACCAACTGGTGAGCCGGATCCGGGATCGGATGGGCGGTTTGCGGATCGGCGACGGCCGCACCGGCAACGACATGGGTCCGCTGATCACCGGCGCCCACCGCGACCGGGTCGGCGACTACATCGACGTCGCGGGCCGCGACGGTGCCACCGTCGTCGTGGACGGTCGGTCGGTGTCCGCCGACGGCGATCCCGCCGGTTTCTGGCTCGGCCCGACCCTGCTCGACGACGTGCCGTTGACGTCGGCGGCGTACCGCGACGAGATCTTCGGGCCGGTGCTGTCGGTGGTGCGCGTCGACGGCTTCGCGGAGGCGATCGCCATCATCAACTCCTCGCCGTACGGAAACGGCACCGCCATCTTCACCAACGACGGTGGCGCGGCGCGGCGGTTCCAGCAGGAGGTCCAGGTCGGCATGATCGGCATCAACGTGCCGATCCCGGTTCCGGTCGCCTACCACAGCTTCGGCGGCTGGAAGGCGTCCCTGTTCGGCGACTCGAAGGCGTACGGCAAGGCCGGATACGCGTTCTACACCCGGGAGAAGGCGGTCACATCGCGGTGGCTCGACCCTTCGCACGGCGGGATCAATCTCGGCTTCCCGCAGAACACTTGA
- a CDS encoding NAD(P)/FAD-dependent oxidoreductase yields MRNSRPHIVVIGAGFGGLHCVRRLKRAPVDVTVVDRGTSHLFQPLLYQCATGLLSEGAISSPVRHLLRRQRNTDVVLGEATAVDAGTQTVTIARIDGTTFTLRYDHLVVATGMRTSYHGNDEIASHATGMKTLDDALAIRRKIIAAFEMAESASDADEQRSWLTFAVAGGGPTGVELAGQIRELATLALEREFRTVDPERARVLLLHGGDRVLPDFDSRLSADAQRTLDRLGVETHLGVHVTAVEADYVETTTKSTHEVTRYPARTTLWTTGVEAVPFARALATALGEEQDRGGRIPVQPDLSVAGHDNVWVVGDMSSLDDLPGVAEVAMQGGRHVGAVIAGLVAGQGDRTPFDYRDLGSAAYIARRNAVVQAGRLRLSGYVGWLAWGAIHIAFLAGVRNRMGTVLTWSASLLTDSRRERAITYGDPETARQPYLRPGADDQAG; encoded by the coding sequence ATGCGCAACAGCAGACCTCACATCGTGGTGATCGGAGCGGGCTTCGGCGGACTGCACTGCGTGCGGCGCCTCAAACGGGCGCCGGTGGACGTCACGGTGGTGGACCGTGGGACCAGCCACCTGTTCCAGCCGCTGCTCTACCAGTGCGCGACCGGTCTGCTGTCCGAAGGGGCGATCTCCAGCCCGGTGCGCCACCTGCTGCGCCGTCAACGCAACACCGACGTGGTTCTCGGGGAGGCGACCGCGGTGGATGCCGGCACCCAGACGGTGACGATCGCCCGCATCGACGGAACGACCTTCACCCTGCGTTACGACCATCTGGTGGTGGCCACCGGGATGCGCACGTCGTATCACGGCAACGATGAGATCGCCTCGCATGCAACGGGTATGAAGACGCTCGACGACGCGCTGGCGATCCGCCGCAAGATCATCGCGGCCTTCGAGATGGCCGAATCGGCCTCCGATGCCGACGAGCAACGCTCGTGGCTGACCTTTGCCGTCGCCGGTGGCGGCCCCACGGGAGTGGAACTCGCCGGACAGATTCGTGAACTCGCCACCCTCGCACTCGAGCGGGAATTCCGCACCGTGGACCCCGAGCGGGCCCGGGTTCTCTTGCTGCACGGCGGGGATCGGGTGTTGCCCGACTTCGACTCACGACTCTCGGCCGACGCACAGCGCACCCTGGACCGTCTCGGTGTGGAGACCCATCTGGGGGTGCATGTGACGGCCGTTGAAGCCGACTATGTGGAGACCACGACCAAGAGCACCCACGAGGTGACGCGATATCCGGCTCGCACGACCCTGTGGACCACCGGCGTGGAGGCGGTGCCGTTCGCGCGGGCCCTCGCCACGGCGCTCGGCGAGGAGCAGGATCGCGGTGGCCGCATCCCCGTGCAGCCCGACCTGTCCGTCGCCGGTCACGACAACGTGTGGGTCGTCGGGGACATGAGTTCGCTCGACGATCTGCCCGGCGTCGCCGAGGTGGCCATGCAGGGTGGTCGTCATGTGGGTGCCGTGATTGCCGGACTGGTTGCCGGACAAGGAGATCGGACGCCATTCGACTATCGCGATCTGGGCAGTGCCGCCTACATCGCGCGGCGGAACGCCGTGGTGCAGGCCGGCCGGTTGCGTCTGTCCGGCTACGTCGGATGGCTGGCCTGGGGAGCGATCCACATCGCGTTCCTGGCCGGTGTGCGCAACCGGATGGGGACGGTGCTGACGTGGTCGGCGTCGTTGCTCACCGACAGCCGACGCGAACGCGCCATCACCTACGGCGATCCGGAAACCGCGCGTCAGCCCTACCTGCGACCCGGCGCCGATGACCAGGCGGGATGA
- a CDS encoding TetR/AcrR family transcriptional regulator — protein MGETIDDLASTADPGPGVGRPRDPRIDSAVLEAASELLVEIGYNRVTMAAIAERAGTTKTALYRRWSGKAELVHEAAFATITALPESTDDVAADIRAMVVVARDLFASPVAHAALPGLLAEMSADPPLATRVHGRFAEAFGAVGRRLQRAVDTGDVRADVDTDRLVEVLGGSAMLSVLLYPDAVRADGWVDQMTALVLHGVLAGGDGAARG, from the coding sequence ATGGGAGAGACAATCGACGACCTCGCGTCCACGGCGGATCCCGGCCCCGGAGTCGGCCGGCCCCGGGACCCGCGCATCGACTCCGCGGTCCTCGAGGCGGCGTCGGAGCTGCTGGTCGAGATCGGCTACAACCGGGTGACGATGGCCGCGATCGCCGAGCGGGCCGGCACCACCAAGACCGCGTTGTACCGCCGGTGGTCGGGTAAGGCTGAACTCGTGCACGAAGCCGCGTTCGCCACGATCACCGCACTCCCGGAGAGCACCGACGACGTGGCCGCCGACATCCGGGCGATGGTCGTCGTCGCCCGCGATCTGTTCGCCAGCCCGGTCGCCCACGCCGCGCTGCCCGGGCTGCTCGCCGAGATGAGTGCCGATCCGCCGCTCGCCACCCGCGTGCACGGCAGATTCGCCGAGGCATTCGGCGCGGTGGGGCGGCGGCTGCAACGGGCGGTGGACACCGGCGACGTGCGCGCCGACGTCGACACCGACCGTCTCGTCGAGGTACTCGGCGGCTCGGCGATGCTCAGTGTGCTCCTCTATCCCGACGCGGTGCGTGCCGACGGCTGGGTGGATCAGATGACGGCACTGGTCCTGCACGGTGTGCTGGCCGGTGGAGACGGTGCCGCTCGCGGGTGA
- a CDS encoding phosphotransferase family protein, with amino-acid sequence MATTEPTVGHVDGLQRSSRDKESVPVALERWLATAMPRPTPPHVSVEGGIDANGMSSETIPLQVWWADETVDWVMRMAPAADDVPVFPVYRMDHQYEVMRLVGELTEIPVPPVRLLEPTGTVLGTPFFVMDRRTGEVPPDVMPYTFGDNWFADADPENRRAVQDSTLGVIAAIHSIPQPEVTFDFLTAALPPGDTMLARNLAGLRRWYEYSVEGIGASPLVEQALAWLERNFPADVAATDPVLTWGDARIGNVMYQDFHPAAVLDWEMATLGPRELDVSWIIFAHMVFQELAGLGGLPGLPDVLREDDVRATYRDLTGIELGDLRWFYVFAGVQWCCVFMRTGARRVHFGEMPPPDDVDGTLFYHGSLLKRLLDDAETGGN; translated from the coding sequence ATGGCAACCACCGAACCCACCGTCGGGCACGTCGACGGCCTGCAACGATCCAGTCGCGACAAGGAGTCGGTCCCGGTGGCCCTCGAGCGGTGGCTGGCGACCGCGATGCCGCGCCCGACTCCGCCGCACGTCTCGGTCGAGGGCGGCATCGACGCGAACGGCATGTCGTCGGAAACCATTCCGCTGCAGGTGTGGTGGGCCGACGAGACCGTCGACTGGGTGATGCGGATGGCACCGGCCGCCGACGACGTACCGGTCTTCCCGGTTTACCGGATGGATCACCAGTACGAGGTCATGCGACTGGTCGGCGAACTGACCGAGATACCCGTGCCACCGGTACGCCTCCTCGAACCCACCGGAACCGTCCTCGGCACACCGTTCTTCGTGATGGACCGCCGGACCGGCGAGGTACCACCCGACGTCATGCCCTACACCTTCGGCGACAACTGGTTCGCCGACGCCGACCCGGAGAACCGTCGCGCTGTACAGGATTCGACGCTGGGCGTCATCGCGGCGATCCACTCGATCCCGCAGCCGGAGGTCACCTTCGACTTCCTCACCGCCGCCCTGCCGCCCGGCGACACCATGCTCGCCCGCAATCTTGCGGGGTTGCGGCGCTGGTACGAGTACTCGGTCGAGGGTATCGGTGCGTCACCACTCGTCGAGCAGGCCCTCGCGTGGCTCGAGCGCAACTTCCCGGCCGACGTCGCGGCCACCGACCCGGTACTGACCTGGGGTGACGCCCGCATCGGCAACGTCATGTACCAGGACTTCCACCCCGCGGCGGTGCTCGACTGGGAAATGGCCACTCTCGGCCCCCGCGAGCTGGACGTCTCCTGGATCATCTTCGCCCACATGGTCTTCCAGGAACTCGCCGGACTCGGCGGGCTGCCCGGCCTGCCGGATGTGCTGCGCGAGGACGATGTTCGCGCCACCTACCGCGACCTCACCGGTATCGAACTCGGCGATCTGCGCTGGTTCTACGTCTTCGCCGGCGTGCAGTGGTGCTGCGTGTTCATGCGTACCGGCGCCCGGCGGGTGCACTTCGGCGAGATGCCCCCGCCCGACGACGTGGACGGCACCCTGTTCTATCACGGTTCGCTGCTCAAGCGTCTGCTCGACGACGCCGAGACCGGAGGAAACTGA